The following are encoded together in the Variovorax sp. PBS-H4 genome:
- a CDS encoding LysR family transcriptional regulator, with protein MEVFRAVMLTGSVAAAAELLHVSQPAVSKLLAHAARQSGLVLFERVKGRLVPTSEAQQLHAEIENLWRGVERVRDVSRTLARPETGTLRLAVSASLASYLAPRAIALLYERFPLLKSRIEVLVSPIMVDALLDHSADLAIGLLPNEHPNLVTVKSYACGLACVMREDHPLAAKTLVTPVDLRGRRVITSPAGTPYGQSLRRAYGKAAAQLRLDIEVRSATTACWFAQAGAGIAVIDRAAVAGQSFTGLAVRPFKSSERLEVRIIRNRYRPMSVVQEAFCDVFNRVWDEAFKTLPQPRIQR; from the coding sequence ATGGAAGTCTTCCGCGCCGTCATGCTCACCGGCAGCGTGGCCGCGGCCGCCGAACTGCTGCACGTTTCGCAACCCGCGGTAAGCAAGCTGCTCGCACATGCGGCGCGCCAGAGCGGGCTGGTGCTGTTCGAGCGCGTCAAGGGCCGCCTCGTGCCCACGTCCGAGGCGCAGCAGCTCCATGCCGAGATCGAGAATCTGTGGCGCGGCGTCGAGCGTGTGCGCGATGTCTCGCGAACACTGGCCCGACCCGAGACCGGCACGCTGCGCCTGGCCGTCTCGGCCAGCCTGGCCTCGTACCTTGCGCCGCGCGCCATCGCCCTGCTTTACGAACGCTTTCCGCTGCTGAAAAGCCGCATCGAAGTGCTGGTGTCGCCCATCATGGTCGATGCGCTGCTCGACCATTCAGCGGATCTCGCGATCGGCCTGCTGCCCAACGAGCATCCGAACCTGGTGACCGTCAAGAGCTACGCCTGCGGCCTGGCCTGCGTGATGCGCGAGGACCATCCGCTGGCTGCAAAAACCCTGGTCACGCCGGTCGACCTGCGCGGCCGGCGCGTGATCACCTCGCCCGCCGGCACGCCGTACGGCCAGAGCCTGCGCCGCGCCTACGGCAAGGCGGCCGCGCAGTTGCGCCTTGACATCGAGGTGCGCTCCGCCACCACCGCCTGCTGGTTCGCCCAGGCCGGCGCCGGCATTGCCGTCATCGATCGCGCCGCCGTGGCCGGCCAGTCTTTCACCGGGCTCGCAGTGCGGCCCTTCAAGAGCAGCGAAAGGCTGGAGGTTCGGATCATCCGCAACCGGTACCGGCCGATGTCGGTGGTGCAAGAGGCCTTCTGCGACGTGTTCAATCGTGTGTGGGACGAGGCGTTCAAGACGCTTCCACAACCGCGAATCCAGCGCTGA
- a CDS encoding SDR family NAD(P)-dependent oxidoreductase, with the protein MFDLKDKTALVTGGNGGIGLGMARGLAQAGARVVIAARNAEKSAGAVEALRALGSDSFALAGDVSDEASVQRLVDEAAARCGRVDILVNNAGTTVRKPVDQLALSEWHAVIDTNLTSAFLCCRAAYPHLKKAGGGKIINIGSMMSIFGAPYAPAYGASKGGVVQLTRSMAASWAPDNIQVNAVLPGWIRTELTDGARTLVQGLEDRVNARTPAGRWGAPEDLAGIAVFLASRASDFVTGTAIPVDGGYSIAA; encoded by the coding sequence ATGTTCGATCTCAAAGACAAGACGGCGCTCGTCACCGGCGGCAATGGCGGCATCGGCCTGGGCATGGCGCGAGGCCTGGCGCAGGCGGGCGCACGCGTCGTGATCGCGGCGCGCAACGCGGAAAAATCGGCCGGTGCGGTCGAGGCGCTGCGCGCCCTGGGCAGCGACAGCTTCGCACTGGCCGGCGACGTGAGCGACGAAGCCTCGGTGCAGCGGCTGGTCGACGAAGCGGCTGCGCGCTGCGGCCGGGTCGACATCCTGGTCAACAACGCCGGCACCACCGTGCGCAAGCCCGTCGACCAGCTCGCGCTGTCCGAGTGGCACGCGGTGATCGACACCAACCTCACCAGCGCCTTCCTGTGCTGCCGCGCCGCCTACCCGCATCTGAAGAAGGCCGGTGGCGGCAAGATCATCAACATCGGCTCGATGATGTCGATCTTCGGAGCTCCCTATGCGCCGGCCTACGGCGCGAGCAAGGGCGGGGTCGTGCAGCTGACGCGTTCCATGGCGGCCTCCTGGGCACCCGACAACATCCAGGTCAACGCCGTGCTGCCCGGCTGGATCCGCACCGAGCTGACCGACGGCGCACGCACCCTGGTGCAGGGCCTGGAAGACCGCGTGAATGCGCGCACGCCGGCCGGGCGCTGGGGTGCGCCGGAGGACCTGGCGGGGATCGCGGTGTTCCTGGCGAGCCGCGCCTCCGACTTCGTGACGGGCACGGCGATTCCCGTCGACGGGGGCTATTCGATCGCAGCCTGA
- a CDS encoding FAD-dependent oxidoreductase: MNDDTYTFTRRIPSGDSYDLVVAGGGPAGTAAAVCAARLGLRTLLVEATGCLGGMGTSGLVASFGPVADGERMLVGGFMKELLETMWTQKAFGPHVVPEFLHAQLNRWVPFKPEHLKRILDDFAVSAGVELRFFTRVIEADTDGRRVNGVILSNVEGLRHVRASAFVDATGDAALAALAGAECKVVLRDTETVAPSTLCSLLGGMHWDHPAYGSDWRGIDEVKNHTKTELLAQAIADGHFTQEDRFMPGMNKIGERTATLNAGHVFNLNPLSNRSLSDGMVFGRKLAVEYLEFYRKYVPGCEDLELQATAPVMGVRDSRRIVGEFELGIEDFRNRRQFADQIAVYNRPTDVHPTDTSKAEYERFLKDFHGKDNLGRGGSVGIPYSILVPRGSDNLWVAGRCHSSDTKVHGSIRAQSAAYMMGQAAGTAAAQSIATGQPACDLDTQALVERLREAGAYLPQAALSRAMTRA, from the coding sequence ATGAACGACGACACCTATACCTTCACGCGCCGGATTCCGTCCGGCGACAGCTACGACCTCGTGGTGGCAGGCGGCGGCCCGGCGGGCACAGCGGCGGCCGTGTGCGCCGCGCGGCTGGGCCTCAGGACCTTGCTGGTCGAAGCCACGGGCTGCCTGGGCGGCATGGGTACTTCGGGCCTGGTCGCGTCCTTCGGGCCGGTGGCCGACGGCGAGCGCATGCTGGTCGGGGGCTTCATGAAGGAGCTGCTCGAAACCATGTGGACCCAGAAGGCCTTCGGTCCGCACGTGGTGCCCGAATTCCTGCACGCGCAGCTCAACCGGTGGGTGCCGTTCAAGCCCGAGCACCTGAAGCGCATCCTCGACGACTTCGCGGTCTCGGCCGGTGTGGAGCTGCGCTTCTTCACGCGCGTGATCGAGGCCGACACCGACGGGCGGCGCGTCAACGGCGTGATCCTGAGCAACGTGGAGGGCCTGCGTCATGTGCGTGCAAGCGCCTTCGTCGATGCGACCGGCGATGCCGCGCTCGCCGCGCTCGCGGGCGCCGAGTGCAAGGTGGTGCTGCGCGACACCGAAACCGTGGCGCCGAGCACGCTGTGCTCGCTGCTCGGCGGCATGCACTGGGACCATCCGGCCTATGGCAGCGACTGGCGGGGGATCGACGAAGTCAAGAACCACACCAAGACCGAGCTGCTCGCCCAGGCCATCGCCGACGGCCACTTCACGCAGGAAGACCGCTTCATGCCCGGCATGAACAAGATCGGCGAGCGCACTGCCACGCTGAACGCAGGACATGTGTTCAACCTCAACCCGCTGTCCAACCGCAGCCTCTCCGACGGCATGGTGTTCGGCCGCAAGCTGGCGGTGGAGTACCTGGAGTTCTACCGGAAGTACGTGCCCGGCTGCGAGGACCTCGAGCTGCAGGCCACGGCGCCGGTGATGGGCGTGCGCGACTCGCGCCGCATCGTCGGCGAGTTCGAGCTCGGCATCGAGGACTTCCGCAACCGCCGTCAGTTCGCCGATCAGATCGCGGTGTACAACCGCCCGACCGACGTGCATCCGACCGACACCTCGAAAGCGGAGTACGAGCGCTTCCTGAAGGACTTCCACGGCAAGGACAACCTCGGCCGCGGCGGCAGCGTGGGCATCCCTTACAGCATCCTGGTGCCGCGCGGTTCCGACAACCTGTGGGTCGCCGGGCGCTGCCATTCGAGCGACACCAAGGTGCACGGATCGATTCGCGCGCAGTCGGCGGCCTACATGATGGGACAGGCGGCCGGCACGGCAGCGGCCCAGTCGATCGCGACCGGGCAGCCGGCGTGCGACCTGGACACGCAGGCGCTGGTGGAGCGGCTGCGGGAGGCTGGCGCCTATCTGCCGCAGGCCGCGCTGTCGCGCGCCATGACGCGCGCCTGA
- a CDS encoding N-acyl-D-amino-acid deacylase family protein, which yields MADSGHGSAVLLEAGLIVDGSGGPGWPGDVLLVGDRISALGEGLRKRLPEGIAADALEVLDCREKVIAPGFIDAHTHDDAIVLRDPLNLPKISQGITTVVTGNCGISLAPYRTAQAQPPLTLLGIDSFRYAAMAEYRAAVEAAQPALNVAALVGHTTLRFATMDALDRAATDDERARMGALLEASMREGAHGLSSGLFYEQAFAAPAEEVTGLARIVARHGGVYATHLRSEMESIVEAIHEAGDTAFDAGAPLVISHHKCAGPANWGRTQETLPLVDALAGRQDIALDVYPYVAGSTVLRDDLVDGVIDILITWSDPHPGVTGRMLADIARDWGVDQKEACRRLQPGGACYFQMKEEDVERVIAHPRTMIGSDGLPHDRHPHPRLWGAFPRVFARYWRERRLFSLEQAVHKMTGMTARNLRIADRGLLRAGAMADVVVFDPRTIADTATYDRPKSASVGIERVFVNGACAFRGGEPEPEVRARAGRMLRRAG from the coding sequence ATGGCTGACAGCGGCCATGGCAGCGCCGTCCTGCTCGAAGCGGGGCTGATCGTCGACGGCTCCGGCGGCCCGGGCTGGCCGGGCGACGTGCTGCTGGTCGGCGACCGGATCTCGGCGCTGGGCGAGGGATTGCGAAAGCGCCTGCCTGAAGGGATCGCCGCCGATGCGCTCGAGGTGCTCGACTGCCGCGAAAAGGTGATCGCCCCCGGCTTCATCGACGCCCACACGCACGACGATGCGATCGTGCTGCGCGACCCGCTCAACCTGCCGAAGATCTCGCAGGGCATCACCACCGTGGTCACCGGCAACTGCGGCATCTCGCTCGCGCCGTACCGCACCGCGCAGGCACAGCCGCCGCTCACGCTGCTGGGCATCGATTCCTTCCGGTACGCCGCCATGGCCGAGTACCGCGCGGCGGTCGAGGCGGCGCAGCCGGCGCTCAACGTGGCCGCGCTGGTCGGCCACACCACGCTGCGCTTCGCCACCATGGATGCGCTCGACCGCGCGGCCACGGACGATGAGCGTGCGCGCATGGGTGCGCTGCTCGAGGCGAGCATGCGCGAGGGGGCGCACGGCCTGTCCTCGGGCCTCTTCTACGAGCAGGCCTTCGCCGCGCCCGCCGAGGAAGTGACGGGACTGGCGCGCATCGTGGCGCGCCATGGCGGCGTCTATGCCACGCACCTGCGCAGCGAGATGGAAAGCATCGTCGAGGCCATCCACGAAGCCGGCGACACCGCCTTCGATGCCGGCGCACCACTCGTGATCTCACACCACAAGTGCGCCGGGCCCGCCAACTGGGGGCGCACGCAGGAGACGCTGCCGCTGGTCGATGCCCTGGCCGGGCGGCAGGACATCGCACTCGACGTGTACCCCTACGTGGCCGGTTCCACCGTGCTGCGTGACGACCTGGTCGACGGCGTGATCGACATCCTCATCACCTGGTCCGATCCGCACCCCGGCGTGACCGGCCGCATGCTGGCCGACATCGCGCGCGACTGGGGCGTGGACCAGAAGGAGGCCTGCCGGCGCCTGCAGCCCGGCGGCGCCTGCTATTTCCAGATGAAGGAGGAGGACGTGGAGCGCGTGATCGCCCATCCGCGCACCATGATCGGCAGCGACGGCCTGCCGCACGACCGCCATCCGCATCCGCGCCTGTGGGGCGCCTTCCCGCGCGTGTTCGCGCGCTACTGGCGCGAGCGGCGGCTCTTCTCGCTGGAACAGGCGGTGCACAAGATGACCGGCATGACCGCACGCAACCTGCGCATCGCGGACCGCGGCCTGCTGCGCGCGGGCGCGATGGCCGACGTGGTGGTGTTCGACCCCCGCACCATTGCCGACACCGCCACCTACGACCGGCCGAAGAGCGCCAGCGTGGGGATCGAGCGGGTGTTTGTGAACGGTGCCTGCGCGTTCCGCGGCGGCGAGCCCGAGCCCGAAGTACGCGCGCGCGCGGGGCGGATGTTGCGCCGGGCCGGGTAG
- a CDS encoding DUF58 domain-containing protein, which translates to MKNWWPSRRPAANDELAAAAEAASGGAERALRRLEWTVVRRLDGLLQGDYRTLMRGTGLDLADLREYQHHDDVRHIDWNVTARLQTPHVRVFTEDREMAAWFILDLSRSVDFGSGRKAKREISAGFVGVIARLLTRHGNRVGALVYGNDVEAVIPPRTGRRHVLHLLHAMERRPAEKDQPRQKGMTRLAELLKSAAVLMPRRSTVFVVSDFLSEPGWDRALAQLVRRHEVVAVRLFDPLELDLPDLGLVPLTDAETGEQLWVDTHDAGFRKRFARLAAERENTLRETLAKVGVDTLELSTNDDLVEAIVRFADMRKRRVRAGSSQPKAVAA; encoded by the coding sequence AACGACGAACTGGCCGCGGCTGCCGAGGCCGCGTCCGGCGGCGCCGAGCGCGCGCTGCGCCGGCTCGAGTGGACCGTGGTGCGCCGGCTCGACGGCCTGCTGCAGGGCGACTACCGCACCCTGATGCGCGGCACCGGCCTCGACCTGGCGGACCTGCGCGAGTACCAGCACCACGACGACGTGCGCCATATCGACTGGAACGTCACGGCCCGCCTGCAGACGCCGCACGTGCGTGTCTTTACCGAAGACCGCGAGATGGCGGCGTGGTTCATCCTCGACCTGAGCCGTTCGGTCGATTTCGGCTCCGGGCGCAAGGCCAAGCGCGAAATCTCGGCCGGCTTCGTCGGCGTGATCGCGCGCCTGCTCACGCGGCACGGCAACCGCGTCGGCGCGCTGGTCTACGGCAACGATGTCGAAGCCGTAATTCCGCCGCGCACCGGCCGGCGCCACGTGCTTCACCTGCTGCACGCCATGGAACGCCGCCCCGCCGAGAAGGACCAGCCCAGGCAGAAAGGCATGACCCGCCTGGCCGAGCTGCTCAAGTCGGCGGCCGTGCTGATGCCGCGCCGCTCGACCGTGTTCGTGGTGTCCGACTTCCTCAGCGAGCCGGGCTGGGACCGCGCGCTGGCGCAGCTGGTGCGGCGCCACGAGGTCGTGGCCGTGCGCCTGTTCGATCCTCTCGAGCTCGACCTGCCCGACCTCGGCCTGGTGCCGCTCACCGACGCCGAGACCGGCGAGCAGCTCTGGGTCGATACGCACGACGCCGGCTTCCGCAAGCGCTTCGCCCGGCTCGCCGCCGAGCGCGAAAACACCTTGCGCGAGACGCTGGCCAAGGTGGGCGTCGACACGCTCGAACTCTCGACCAACGACGACCTGGTGGAAGCGATCGTGCGCTTTGCCGACATGCGCAAGCGCCGCGTGCGCGCCGGCTCGTCCCAGCCCAAGGCGGTGGCAGCATGA
- a CDS encoding tripartite tricarboxylate transporter substrate binding protein: MKKTSIGPARRRLLQAAALMALAPTLRAQGFPSKPVRIYLPQPPGGAADRLARVLGERLEARWKQSVIIENKPGGGVVIGTQATARAAPDGHTLGLLGSSLSINAVQRKDLPYDSVKDLQPIARVGYYTVALVAAADFPASDIRELIALAKKQPGRLSFGSNGIGTSAQLAGEMLNHMAGIQLQHVPYNGAAKMYTDIVGKQIPMGFSVASSAETFVRSGQLKVLGVTSTKRSPLYPDWPAIAETLPGYEAVNWAGFAAPVGVPREIAQRLADDIVAVLAMPEVAKTMAEMGVEVSPQGPDEFKAFIQSEIRRFAEVTKPLGAPTN; encoded by the coding sequence ATGAAGAAGACGAGCATCGGCCCCGCGCGCCGCCGCCTGCTGCAGGCCGCGGCGCTGATGGCCCTGGCCCCCACGCTGCGCGCGCAGGGCTTTCCGAGCAAGCCGGTGCGCATCTACCTGCCCCAGCCCCCCGGCGGCGCGGCCGATCGGCTCGCGCGCGTGCTCGGCGAACGGCTGGAAGCGCGCTGGAAGCAGTCGGTCATCATCGAGAACAAGCCCGGCGGGGGCGTGGTGATCGGCACGCAGGCGACCGCGCGCGCAGCGCCGGACGGCCATACGCTGGGCCTGCTCGGCAGCTCGCTCAGCATCAACGCCGTGCAGCGCAAGGACCTGCCTTATGACAGCGTGAAGGACCTGCAGCCGATCGCCCGCGTGGGCTACTACACGGTGGCGCTGGTCGCGGCGGCCGACTTCCCGGCCAGCGACATCCGCGAGCTGATCGCACTGGCGAAGAAGCAGCCCGGAAGGCTCTCGTTCGGCTCCAACGGGATCGGCACTTCCGCGCAGCTCGCAGGCGAGATGCTCAACCACATGGCCGGCATCCAGCTGCAGCACGTGCCCTACAACGGCGCGGCCAAGATGTACACCGACATCGTGGGCAAGCAGATCCCCATGGGCTTCTCGGTCGCGAGCTCGGCGGAGACCTTCGTGAGGAGCGGCCAGCTCAAGGTGCTCGGCGTGACCAGCACGAAGCGCAGCCCGCTCTACCCCGACTGGCCGGCCATCGCCGAGACGCTGCCGGGCTACGAGGCCGTCAACTGGGCCGGCTTCGCGGCGCCGGTGGGCGTGCCGCGCGAGATCGCGCAGCGCCTCGCCGACGACATCGTTGCGGTGCTCGCGATGCCCGAGGTCGCCAAGACCATGGCCGAGATGGGCGTCGAGGTCTCGCCGCAGGGCCCGGACGAATTCAAGGCCTTCATCCAGAGCGAGATCCGGCGCTTCGCGGAGGTCACCAAGCCTTTGGGCGCACCCACCAACTGA
- a CDS encoding VWA domain-containing protein — MNFLWPQFLWLLAAVPLLVLLYVWLLRRKKKLALRYASLSIVREAMGVRQSVRRHIPPALFLLAMVAMLIAAARPMAVVVLPSNQQTIILAMDVSGSMRAADVQPNRLVAAQEAAKAFLKDLPRHVKVGIVAFAGSANVAQLPTTNREDLVQAIDSFQLQRATATGNAIVVSLATLFPDAGIDIANFGPNGSSSSNSNSRTRGVPLDQAGKPPPKEFTPVAPGSYTSAAIIMLTDGQRTTGVDPLDAAKVAAERGVRVYTVGIGTVDGETIGFEGWSMRVRLDEETLKAIANKTQAEYYYAGTAADLTKVYNTLSSRLTVEKKETEISALFALGAAVLALLSAGLSLLWFNRIL, encoded by the coding sequence ATGAACTTCCTCTGGCCTCAATTTCTCTGGCTGCTGGCCGCCGTGCCACTGCTGGTGCTGCTCTATGTCTGGCTTTTGCGGCGCAAGAAGAAGCTGGCGCTGCGCTATGCGAGCCTCTCGATCGTGCGCGAGGCGATGGGCGTGCGCCAGAGCGTGCGGCGCCACATTCCGCCCGCCCTGTTCCTGCTCGCGATGGTCGCGATGCTGATCGCCGCCGCGCGGCCGATGGCGGTGGTGGTGCTGCCTTCCAACCAGCAGACCATCATCCTGGCGATGGACGTGTCGGGCAGCATGCGCGCGGCCGACGTCCAGCCCAACCGGCTGGTGGCAGCGCAGGAAGCGGCCAAGGCCTTCCTGAAGGACCTGCCGCGCCACGTGAAGGTCGGCATCGTCGCCTTCGCGGGCAGTGCCAACGTCGCGCAGTTGCCCACCACCAATCGCGAGGACCTGGTCCAGGCGATCGACTCCTTCCAGCTGCAGCGCGCCACGGCGACCGGCAACGCCATCGTCGTCTCGCTCGCCACCCTGTTCCCCGATGCCGGGATCGACATCGCGAACTTCGGCCCGAACGGCAGCAGTTCCAGCAACAGCAACAGCCGCACGCGCGGCGTGCCCCTCGACCAGGCCGGCAAGCCGCCACCCAAGGAATTCACGCCGGTCGCGCCCGGCTCCTACACCTCGGCCGCCATCATCATGTTGACCGACGGCCAGCGCACCACCGGCGTCGATCCGCTCGACGCGGCCAAGGTCGCGGCCGAGCGCGGGGTGCGCGTCTACACGGTAGGCATCGGCACGGTGGACGGCGAGACCATCGGCTTCGAAGGCTGGTCGATGCGCGTGCGCCTCGACGAGGAAACGCTCAAGGCCATCGCCAACAAGACGCAGGCCGAGTACTACTACGCGGGTACCGCGGCCGACCTCACCAAGGTCTACAACACGCTGAGCTCGCGGCTCACGGTCGAGAAGAAGGAAACCGAGATCTCGGCCCTGTTCGCCCTCGGCGCCGCGGTGCTGGCGCTGCTGTCGGCCGGGCTTTCGCTGCTCTGGTTCAACCGCATCCTCTGA
- a CDS encoding DUF2272 domain-containing protein, with protein sequence MLALSCAVGSRAGTLCLDTATRSAPPPRAHALAAAARQEQEAFGGQALDAEGRLVEAGYSEAEALRRPSRVPAPWERVMGYWRAVDAQGDRLPSQVVFGAWRPASRRLLRQALDQATAAHLQGLGVGPDQGLASHELRALQTAVDRVAVIDTPWSAAFVSWLAREAGLAPQEFVFSEAHADYAGAAWQAGIDEVQGRPTPYAMRACDLARTPPRVGDLVCHARGADEGLADFEGLGRILATRRTGGTALPMHCDVVVGVDAEGFDAIGGNVLQSVTLRRLAFAPGTRWLDPSYLRGCEAGTPSCVDRHMSRQPWSLLLQWR encoded by the coding sequence ATGTTGGCCTTGTCCTGCGCGGTCGGCAGCCGCGCCGGCACGCTGTGCCTGGACACCGCGACCCGGTCCGCACCACCGCCCCGCGCCCACGCCCTGGCCGCCGCGGCCCGGCAGGAGCAGGAGGCCTTCGGCGGCCAGGCGCTCGATGCCGAAGGCCGCCTGGTCGAGGCGGGCTATTCCGAAGCCGAGGCGTTGCGCAGGCCGTCGCGCGTTCCGGCGCCTTGGGAGCGCGTCATGGGCTACTGGAGGGCGGTCGATGCGCAGGGTGACCGCCTTCCGAGCCAGGTGGTCTTCGGTGCCTGGCGTCCGGCCAGCCGAAGGCTGCTGCGCCAGGCGCTCGACCAGGCCACCGCGGCCCACTTGCAGGGTCTGGGCGTCGGGCCGGACCAAGGCCTCGCATCGCATGAACTGCGCGCGCTGCAGACCGCCGTCGACCGCGTCGCTGTCATCGATACGCCCTGGTCCGCCGCGTTCGTGAGCTGGCTCGCGCGCGAGGCCGGCCTGGCGCCACAGGAGTTCGTCTTCTCCGAGGCGCACGCCGACTACGCGGGTGCCGCGTGGCAGGCGGGCATCGACGAGGTGCAGGGCCGGCCCACGCCCTATGCCATGCGCGCCTGCGATCTCGCGCGCACGCCGCCGCGTGTCGGCGACCTGGTCTGCCATGCGCGCGGCGCCGATGAAGGCCTCGCCGACTTCGAGGGCCTCGGCCGCATCCTGGCGACGCGCCGCACCGGCGGGACTGCGCTGCCCATGCATTGCGACGTGGTGGTCGGCGTGGATGCCGAGGGCTTCGATGCGATCGGCGGCAACGTGCTGCAGTCCGTGACACTGCGGCGCCTCGCCTTCGCACCCGGCACCCGGTGGCTCGACCCGAGCTATCTGCGCGGCTGCGAAGCCGGCACGCCGTCCTGTGTCGATCGCCACATGAGCCGGCAGCCCTGGTCCTTGCTGCTGCAGTGGCGTTGA